A section of the Anabaena cylindrica PCC 7122 genome encodes:
- a CDS encoding phosphoglucomutase/phosphomannomutase family protein, protein MPVLTSPIKFGTDGWRGVIGEEFTFERLALVATVAAKVLYSTYFPTVGNRTIIIGYDRRFMAEEFARVVANAVTAVGFDVLFSETFAPTPAFSWAAKELNALGALVVTASHNPGKYLGLKVKSAFGGSVPPEVTNEIESLLTVDVPPAATTGKEEKFDPWPSYCQALAAKVDIGKIREAIASDKLTLFVDVMHGAAASGLGRLLGEQVKEINTNRDPLFAGGAPEPLPKYLSQLFKVMKTHGKSKKPGLTVGLVFDGDCDRIAAVDKDANFLSSQILIPILIDHLTRRRNFTGEIVKTVSGSDIIPLVAKLLNLPVFETAVGYKYIADRMLDTEVLLGGEESGGIGYGSHIPERDALLSALYVLEAVVESGLDLGDYYRQLQQQTNFNSTYDRIDLPLANMDVRGRLLQQLQTQPLTEIAGLAVIDCKTIDGYKFRLADQSWLMIRFSGTEPVLRLYCEAPTLEQVHQTLAWAKTWAESN, encoded by the coding sequence ATGCCAGTTTTAACTAGCCCAATCAAGTTTGGTACAGATGGCTGGCGGGGCGTAATTGGCGAGGAATTCACTTTTGAACGCCTAGCCCTAGTAGCAACCGTTGCCGCCAAAGTTTTATATAGTACTTATTTTCCTACGGTAGGTAATCGCACAATTATTATTGGTTACGATCGCCGTTTTATGGCTGAAGAGTTTGCCCGTGTTGTCGCTAATGCTGTGACTGCTGTGGGCTTTGATGTCCTATTTAGCGAAACTTTTGCCCCCACACCGGCATTTAGTTGGGCAGCTAAAGAACTCAATGCGTTAGGGGCGCTAGTCGTTACAGCTAGTCATAATCCTGGCAAATACTTAGGCTTAAAAGTCAAAAGCGCTTTTGGGGGTTCTGTACCGCCAGAAGTTACCAACGAAATAGAAAGTTTGTTAACCGTAGATGTACCACCCGCAGCCACGACAGGGAAAGAAGAGAAGTTTGATCCCTGGCCTAGTTATTGTCAAGCATTAGCGGCTAAAGTTGATATTGGTAAAATTAGGGAAGCGATCGCATCTGACAAATTAACATTATTTGTTGATGTTATGCATGGTGCAGCGGCGAGTGGATTGGGTAGACTGTTAGGCGAACAAGTCAAAGAAATCAATACCAACCGTGATCCCCTGTTTGCAGGTGGTGCGCCCGAACCTTTGCCAAAATACCTTTCCCAGCTATTTAAAGTCATGAAAACTCATGGGAAAAGTAAGAAACCAGGTTTAACTGTAGGTTTAGTATTTGATGGAGATTGCGATCGCATTGCCGCAGTAGACAAAGACGCTAATTTCCTCAGTTCCCAAATCTTAATCCCCATATTAATAGATCACCTCACCCGCAGGCGTAACTTTACAGGCGAAATCGTCAAAACAGTTAGCGGTTCTGACATCATTCCCCTTGTTGCTAAATTACTGAATTTACCTGTATTTGAAACCGCCGTCGGTTATAAATACATTGCTGACAGAATGTTAGATACAGAGGTATTACTTGGTGGTGAAGAATCCGGTGGCATTGGCTATGGCAGTCATATTCCCGAACGAGATGCCCTACTTTCTGCATTGTATGTCTTAGAAGCAGTTGTAGAATCAGGCTTAGATTTAGGTGATTATTATCGCCAATTGCAACAACAAACCAATTTCAATTCAACCTATGATCGCATAGATTTACCTTTAGCAAATATGGACGTAAGAGGACGGTTATTGCAACAACTGCAAACCCAACCTTTAACAGAAATTGCCGGGTTAGCAGTGATTGATTGCAAAACCATCGACGGTTATAAATTCCGTCTCGCTGATCAAAGTTGGTTAATGATTCGCTTTAGTGGCACTGAACCAGTTTTACGCCTTTATTGCGAAGCACCCACACTAGAACAAGTTCATCAAACCCTAGCTTGGGCAAAAACCTGGGCAGAATCGAATTAG
- the rdgB gene encoding RdgB/HAM1 family non-canonical purine NTP pyrophosphatase has product MTKILVVATGNPGKLREMQAYLADSGWELTLKPDDLEVEETGATFAANACIKASEVAIATGNWAIADDSGLAVDALNGSPGVYSARYGNTDAERISRLLRELGDTANRQAQFICAVAVANPAGEIVLQSEGICRGEILYSTRGEGGFGYDPIFYVPEKQLTFAEMSPDLKKSISHRGNALKSLVPQLVQVLG; this is encoded by the coding sequence ATGACAAAAATACTCGTAGTAGCTACAGGAAATCCCGGTAAATTGAGGGAAATGCAAGCTTATTTAGCTGATTCTGGTTGGGAATTAACCCTCAAACCAGATGATTTAGAAGTGGAAGAAACAGGGGCAACTTTTGCTGCAAATGCTTGTATCAAAGCCTCTGAGGTTGCTATAGCTACCGGAAATTGGGCGATCGCAGATGATTCCGGTTTAGCTGTAGATGCCCTCAATGGTTCACCTGGTGTTTATTCTGCCCGTTATGGCAATACAGACGCAGAACGTATTTCTCGGTTATTACGAGAGTTAGGCGATACAGCAAATCGTCAAGCCCAGTTTATCTGTGCAGTAGCAGTTGCAAATCCTGCTGGGGAAATAGTTCTGCAATCTGAAGGTATTTGTCGTGGTGAAATTCTTTATTCAACCCGTGGTGAAGGTGGTTTTGGTTATGATCCCATTTTTTATGTCCCAGAAAAGCAATTAACTTTTGCCGAAATGTCACCGGATTTGAAAAAGTCAATTAGTCATCGTGGTAATGCTTTGAAAAGTTTAGTTCCTCAGTTGGTGCAGGTGTTGGGGTAA
- a CDS encoding HigA family addiction module antitoxin has product MARPPIHPGEILADELHELGISASELARLLHVPKNRITEIINGQRSITADTALRLGQWFGTSAEFWMNLQKNYELRLAEQKIGKEIKATISPWISTGDMQVLA; this is encoded by the coding sequence ATGGCACGTCCACCTATTCATCCTGGAGAAATTTTAGCTGATGAACTGCATGAATTAGGAATAAGTGCAAGTGAATTAGCTAGGTTGCTTCATGTCCCAAAAAATAGAATTACCGAAATAATTAATGGTCAAAGGTCAATTACTGCTGACACTGCATTACGTCTAGGACAATGGTTTGGTACTAGTGCTGAATTTTGGATGAATTTGCAAAAAAATTATGAACTCAGACTGGCTGAACAAAAGATTGGTAAAGAAATTAAAGCAACCATTTCTCCTTGGATATCAACTGGGGATATGCAAGTTTTAGCCTAA
- a CDS encoding type II toxin-antitoxin system RelE/ParE family toxin → MSPSENYPKYRDKRTEQFALGERVKEFQAFTRQAYRRLEILEAATSKKDLMLLPSNHFESLEGDRDGQYSIHINEKWRICFNWPDDELKPFNIEITDYH, encoded by the coding sequence ATGTCTCCGTCAGAAAATTATCCAAAATATCGAGATAAAAGGACGGAGCAATTCGCTTTAGGTGAGAGAGTAAAAGAGTTTCAAGCTTTTACTAGACAAGCATACAGACGGCTTGAAATATTAGAGGCGGCTACTAGTAAAAAGGATTTAATGTTATTACCAAGTAATCATTTTGAGTCCTTAGAAGGTGATAGAGACGGCCAATACAGCATCCACATTAATGAAAAATGGCGAATTTGTTTCAATTGGCCAGATGATGAACTAAAACCTTTCAACATAGAAATTACAGATTATCACTGA
- a CDS encoding P-II family nitrogen regulator produces the protein MRKVEAIIRPFKLDEVKIALVNAGIVGMTISEVRGFGRQKGQTERYRGSEYTVEFLQKLKVEIVVEDSQVDMVVDKIISAARTGEIGDGKIFISPVEQVIRIRTGEKNTEAV, from the coding sequence ATGAGAAAAGTAGAAGCTATTATCCGTCCATTTAAGCTGGATGAGGTAAAAATTGCCTTGGTGAATGCGGGAATTGTGGGCATGACAATTTCTGAAGTCCGTGGTTTTGGACGACAAAAAGGTCAAACTGAACGCTACCGGGGTTCGGAATACACGGTTGAGTTTCTACAAAAACTCAAGGTGGAAATCGTTGTTGAAGATTCCCAGGTAGATATGGTGGTTGATAAAATTATCTCAGCTGCCCGAACTGGAGAAATTGGTGATGGTAAGATTTTCATCTCTCCTGTAGAGCAAGTTATCCGTATTCGTACCGGGGAAAAGAACACAGAAGCTGTTTAA
- the hetF gene encoding cell division protein HetF: MTQEFHISVTPVGQNDYLVRTEQVAPGVPLAEELVTWPVAEWLAAAGHLMNDPLQLVLQGDAASQSAAGIARNSVNLVALGQQLYNALFQGTLRDSWITAQGIAQNQQQVLRLRLGLKDNKLARLPWEVMHAGDRPLATGPYIAFSRYQSGIPATSRLATRNIPTPQEDSGVKVLMVISSPTDQVRLDLLKQEAINLQAELHRQNPRTTENGNYFPEIELTLLDQPGREELTQALEQGRYHVLHYSGHSNLGTNGGEIYLVSRRTGLTEILSGDDLAGLLVNNNIQMAVFNSCLGAYRAKADTSGETGERNLTESLVKRGLRSVLAMSERIPDEVALTLTQLFYRNLSQGYPLDLCVSRVRQGLISAYGSHQMYWALPMLYLQREFEGFLSPQIGLSANAELFNEYHSPVGTSVNSMYAATDDAQMALNFEDMMPSGLARDASELDWLGDDTWGDLLDEIEYDQPGYDEDSAIVSDLFRQLGNPQVSTEETSMKAELEQPVRENDHQEKQPSQVEEDLDLWGDSVAETASTTPIVEANQANFQQSPLPSIHPPGRRRRLWPIFGLVGAGLAILMGAMWWQHRPSVVGKIPPIPTDNFANRKLEPINLQTSNTGIVTATATEQLSQGNLKAGLEAVDELLNRGALKSAETALALIPTKQTEDPSVNFLRGRLAWQFAQTRDNKYSFDDARRYWEIAVRDQPDSVLYNNALGFAYYAEGNLNRANDAWFKALNLSLNPQNATLTEAESPNPIMPPAALTSYAGLALGLYKSVNNQPVARQAQYLKEAIKLRQTVIENEPAKFTVEKLAQNWLWTEKAIADWRSLLQEQSQ; encoded by the coding sequence GTGACCCAGGAATTTCACATTTCCGTAACCCCAGTAGGGCAGAATGACTACTTGGTGCGGACGGAACAAGTCGCACCTGGGGTGCCATTGGCAGAGGAATTGGTAACTTGGCCTGTGGCTGAGTGGTTGGCGGCAGCAGGACATTTAATGAATGACCCTTTACAGTTGGTGCTACAGGGGGATGCTGCGTCGCAGTCTGCCGCAGGCATCGCTAGAAACTCTGTAAACTTGGTGGCATTGGGTCAACAATTGTATAATGCTTTGTTTCAAGGCACTCTTAGAGATAGTTGGATTACTGCCCAGGGTATTGCCCAGAATCAGCAGCAGGTACTGCGCTTGCGTTTAGGACTTAAAGATAATAAGTTGGCGCGTTTGCCTTGGGAAGTGATGCACGCAGGCGATCGCCCTTTAGCTACTGGGCCATATATCGCTTTTTCTCGTTACCAAAGTGGAATTCCCGCAACATCAAGATTAGCAACTCGCAACATCCCCACGCCACAGGAAGACAGCGGGGTAAAGGTATTGATGGTTATTTCTTCCCCCACTGACCAAGTGCGTCTTGATTTGCTCAAACAAGAAGCAATTAACTTGCAAGCCGAATTACATCGCCAGAACCCCCGAACCACTGAAAATGGAAATTATTTTCCAGAGATTGAACTAACGCTTCTTGATCAACCAGGCAGGGAAGAGTTAACCCAAGCTCTAGAACAGGGACGATATCACGTTCTGCATTACTCCGGCCATAGTAATTTGGGGACTAATGGAGGAGAAATTTATCTAGTCAGTAGAAGAACTGGCTTAACAGAAATCCTCAGCGGCGATGATTTAGCAGGGTTGCTGGTGAATAATAATATTCAAATGGCAGTATTTAACTCTTGTTTGGGAGCATACAGAGCTAAGGCTGATACATCTGGGGAGACAGGAGAACGTAATCTAACTGAAAGTTTGGTGAAAAGGGGTTTAAGAAGCGTTTTGGCGATGTCAGAACGGATTCCTGATGAAGTGGCGCTGACATTAACGCAATTGTTTTACCGTAACTTAAGTCAGGGCTATCCCCTAGATTTGTGTGTGAGTCGAGTACGTCAAGGCTTAATTTCTGCCTATGGTTCTCACCAGATGTACTGGGCGTTACCAATGCTGTATCTACAGCGGGAATTTGAAGGTTTTCTGTCTCCGCAAATTGGTTTGTCTGCAAATGCGGAATTGTTCAATGAATATCACTCGCCTGTGGGAACATCAGTTAATTCGATGTATGCTGCTACAGATGATGCCCAGATGGCTTTAAATTTTGAGGATATGATGCCTTCAGGTTTAGCACGGGATGCATCTGAGCTTGATTGGCTAGGGGATGATACGTGGGGAGATCTTTTGGATGAAATTGAGTATGATCAACCTGGTTATGATGAAGATTCGGCAATTGTTTCCGATTTGTTTCGTCAGTTAGGTAATCCACAAGTTTCTACTGAAGAAACTTCCATGAAGGCGGAACTAGAGCAGCCAGTACGGGAAAATGATCACCAGGAGAAGCAGCCTTCACAGGTAGAAGAAGATTTAGATTTATGGGGGGATAGTGTAGCAGAAACAGCCTCAACTACGCCAATTGTTGAAGCTAATCAGGCAAACTTTCAACAATCTCCATTACCATCAATTCATCCACCAGGTCGCCGTCGCCGATTATGGCCAATTTTCGGGCTTGTGGGTGCAGGACTGGCAATTCTGATGGGTGCGATGTGGTGGCAGCATCGACCGTCAGTGGTCGGCAAAATCCCGCCGATTCCTACCGATAATTTTGCTAACCGCAAATTAGAACCCATTAATCTACAAACATCAAATACAGGAATTGTCACTGCTACGGCTACAGAACAATTGAGTCAAGGTAATTTAAAAGCAGGGTTAGAGGCTGTAGATGAATTATTGAATCGTGGCGCTTTGAAATCAGCAGAAACTGCTTTAGCGCTGATTCCTACTAAGCAAACTGAAGATCCATCTGTCAACTTTTTACGGGGACGCTTGGCTTGGCAATTTGCTCAAACTAGAGATAACAAATACAGTTTTGATGATGCTCGTCGTTATTGGGAAATTGCGGTGCGGGATCAACCGGATTCTGTGTTGTATAATAATGCTTTGGGATTCGCTTACTATGCAGAGGGAAATTTAAATCGCGCTAATGATGCCTGGTTCAAGGCTTTGAATTTGTCACTCAATCCCCAGAATGCAACTTTGACAGAAGCCGAATCTCCCAATCCGATTATGCCACCAGCGGCTTTAACTTCTTATGCGGGGTTAGCTTTGGGTTTATATAAATCTGTAAATAATCAACCTGTTGCAAGACAAGCGCAATATCTGAAAGAAGCAATTAAACTGCGTCAAACAGTGATTGAGAATGAACCTGCGAAGTTTACGGTCGAGAAATTGGCTCAAAATTGGCTGTGGACAGAAAAAGCGATCGCAGATTGGCGATCGCTCCTTCAGGAACAAAGCCAGTAA
- a CDS encoding fatty acyl-AMP ligase: MNQCPATQNLPMTNASTLIELLRWRATHEVDKLAYTFLIDGKKEGSKLTYGELDLQARAIGALLQQYNAKGQRALLLYPQGLDVIAAFLGSLYGGVIAIPVPPPDAGRLKRALPRLRAIVKDANASFALTTQRFLSILQEAELDFPEFEQIQWIATEEIDLAMAEQWQDPQVSSDTLAYLQYTSGSTSTPKGVMISHHNIMHHCGYLQKACGYDAESVSITWMPYFHDYGLVEGLTEPLYNGHPCYVMSPLAFIKQPIRWLQAISQYRGTHSQAPNFAYEQCVGRVTDLQIESLDLSSWVAAGNAAEPINPRVLEEFFEKFAPCGFRWESFAPAYGLAEDTLLVSTSPRDKPPVLCLVKTSEIEKNKIVEASSWGDGVRAIPGCGQLVCDTKVAIANPDTLTRCSADEIGEVWVADPSVAGGYWNRPTESESTFQAYTVDTNEGPFLRTGDLGFIKDGELFITGRIKDLIIIRGTNHYPQDLEWTVQQIHPALRPDYGAAFSIVVDAVERLVIVQEVKRNPEEFIADEVINSIRQAIAEIHELQVYAIVLAKPGNVLKTSSGKIQRRACKASFLAGELGVLADWSENPTFCASYQQLSQEVDSLLDQVQVTH, encoded by the coding sequence ATGAATCAATGCCCCGCTACCCAAAATTTGCCAATGACAAACGCCTCTACCTTGATAGAATTACTGCGCTGGCGTGCTACCCATGAAGTAGATAAACTCGCCTATACGTTCCTGATTGACGGAAAAAAAGAGGGAAGCAAGTTAACCTATGGCGAACTTGACCTTCAAGCCCGTGCCATTGGCGCACTGTTGCAGCAATACAATGCCAAAGGACAGAGGGCTTTATTGCTTTACCCTCAAGGATTGGATGTCATAGCGGCTTTCTTGGGTAGTCTCTATGGTGGGGTGATAGCTATACCTGTACCACCGCCTGATGCGGGAAGGCTGAAGCGGGCTTTGCCTCGATTAAGGGCAATAGTAAAAGATGCAAATGCTTCCTTTGCCTTAACGACTCAACGCTTTCTTAGCATTTTGCAAGAGGCAGAATTAGATTTTCCAGAGTTTGAGCAGATACAATGGATAGCCACGGAAGAGATTGATCTGGCAATGGCAGAACAGTGGCAAGATCCTCAAGTGAGTTCAGATACCCTGGCATATCTGCAATATACATCGGGTTCGACCTCTACGCCTAAAGGGGTGATGATCAGCCACCACAATATCATGCACCACTGTGGCTATTTGCAAAAAGCCTGTGGCTATGATGCAGAGAGTGTTTCTATCACTTGGATGCCTTATTTCCATGATTACGGACTGGTGGAAGGATTGACTGAGCCACTCTACAATGGTCATCCTTGCTATGTCATGTCTCCTCTAGCTTTCATTAAACAGCCGATTCGCTGGCTCCAGGCTATTTCTCAATATCGAGGGACTCATAGTCAGGCTCCCAACTTTGCTTATGAGCAGTGTGTTGGACGTGTTACTGATTTACAGATAGAAAGTCTTGATCTCAGCAGTTGGGTGGCAGCAGGTAATGCCGCAGAACCCATTAATCCTAGGGTGTTGGAAGAGTTTTTTGAGAAGTTTGCGCCCTGTGGATTCCGTTGGGAAAGCTTTGCGCCCGCTTATGGATTGGCAGAAGATACATTGCTGGTGTCAACTAGTCCTAGAGATAAACCACCTGTACTTTGTCTGGTAAAAACATCAGAAATTGAGAAAAACAAAATTGTCGAAGCCAGTAGCTGGGGCGATGGTGTGCGGGCTATTCCTGGATGTGGCCAGTTGGTGTGTGATACCAAAGTAGCGATCGCAAATCCCGATACCTTAACTCGTTGTTCAGCCGATGAGATAGGCGAGGTTTGGGTGGCTGATCCTAGTGTGGCTGGGGGTTACTGGAATCGTCCAACAGAGAGCGAGAGTACTTTCCAAGCCTACACTGTAGATACCAACGAGGGACCATTTCTCAGGACAGGAGACTTAGGTTTTATCAAAGATGGTGAGTTGTTCATCACGGGACGGATCAAAGACTTGATCATTATCAGGGGTACTAACCACTATCCCCAAGATTTAGAGTGGACAGTGCAGCAAATTCATCCCGCCCTACGCCCAGACTACGGTGCAGCTTTTTCCATAGTTGTGGATGCAGTTGAGCGACTAGTGATAGTGCAGGAAGTCAAACGCAATCCTGAAGAGTTTATAGCCGATGAGGTAATTAACAGTATTAGACAAGCGATCGCCGAAATTCATGAACTGCAAGTTTATGCGATCGTCTTAGCCAAACCAGGTAACGTCCTCAAGACATCCAGCGGCAAGATTCAGCGTCGTGCTTGTAAAGCCAGTTTCCTCGCAGGTGAATTGGGCGTGTTAGCAGACTGGAGTGAAAACCCTACATTTTGTGCCAGCTACCAACAACTATCACAGGAAGTCGATTCCTTACTAGATCAAGTGCAAGTTACCCATTAA
- a CDS encoding acyl-CoA dehydrogenase family protein: MQPLKQFWVAEALERDLGDPGNPDNMMSFKQVIDLDEKEEFPHEIINWLYNWKLQDYYIPTECGGEFTGFDEFISFVRVLSRRDQTAAIAFTTMFWSYLVWMAGTDEQKHTLSSFMKDANGTMCLAYSEKAHGSDLLGGDMQAKKASGGYILNGEKWPINRATISGVAFVLARTDDEGGARSLSLFMVEKSKIDQANYSHLPKILTHGVRGSDMSGIRFDNCYIPESMRLGAEGAGLELALKGFQITRALCAAFSQGAADTALRTTLKFALERKLYGKTVFDMPQPKRTLTDGFLDILICDCATIGVARGFNTMPEQISVWSAVVKYFVTTTLETTVQNVSVVLGSRFYMREAHDWGIFQKVLRDNAIISMFDGSTVVNLHALLLQLRQLAKSRVRNAVNNLEKLQTRLATTFDLTQPLPPFNGKKLELVNRGGDDVLQGLDLALTSLQHLKADSNLDPDILYQIITLTNIVQEELNTLDEQITASTFQFGHEQSPEVFDMAKQYCVMHVAAACVHTWLHNRNHLGKFFANGEWLALSLRKLMLAFRSAKALPGRIDDGAVTQELIRLYNQNKMFSIVPFQLANSTQQETTNDASPKLQLQA, translated from the coding sequence ATGCAACCACTAAAGCAATTTTGGGTCGCAGAAGCACTAGAACGGGATTTAGGCGACCCTGGCAACCCAGATAATATGATGTCCTTCAAACAGGTAATAGACCTGGATGAAAAGGAAGAATTTCCTCACGAAATCATTAACTGGCTATACAACTGGAAACTCCAAGACTATTACATCCCTACAGAATGCGGTGGTGAGTTTACCGGCTTTGACGAGTTTATCTCCTTTGTCCGGGTGCTTTCACGGCGAGATCAAACCGCTGCGATCGCATTCACTACCATGTTTTGGTCATATTTGGTCTGGATGGCAGGAACAGACGAGCAAAAACATACCCTATCCAGCTTCATGAAAGATGCCAACGGCACTATGTGTCTAGCCTATTCAGAAAAGGCTCATGGTAGCGACCTCCTGGGCGGAGATATGCAAGCCAAAAAAGCTTCTGGAGGCTACATCCTCAATGGAGAGAAATGGCCAATTAACCGCGCCACCATCTCTGGAGTTGCTTTTGTACTCGCCAGAACCGACGACGAAGGAGGAGCCAGAAGTCTTTCCCTGTTCATGGTAGAAAAGAGCAAAATTGACCAAGCCAACTATAGCCACCTCCCTAAAATCCTCACTCACGGAGTACGTGGTTCTGATATGAGTGGTATTCGCTTCGATAACTGCTACATCCCAGAATCCATGAGGTTAGGAGCAGAAGGCGCAGGACTAGAACTAGCACTCAAAGGCTTCCAAATTACCAGAGCCTTATGTGCAGCCTTTTCCCAAGGAGCAGCAGATACAGCCCTGCGTACCACCCTCAAATTTGCCCTAGAACGCAAACTATATGGCAAGACAGTCTTTGATATGCCCCAACCCAAACGCACTCTTACAGATGGGTTTTTGGATATCCTTATTTGTGACTGTGCCACCATCGGAGTTGCGCGTGGATTTAATACCATGCCAGAGCAAATTAGCGTTTGGTCAGCAGTAGTCAAATACTTTGTTACTACCACCTTGGAAACAACGGTGCAGAATGTCTCCGTCGTTTTAGGTTCACGCTTCTATATGCGGGAAGCACACGACTGGGGCATTTTTCAAAAAGTTTTGCGGGATAACGCCATCATCAGTATGTTTGATGGCAGCACCGTCGTTAATCTTCATGCCCTACTTTTGCAACTGCGGCAGTTAGCTAAATCTCGTGTTAGAAATGCTGTAAATAACCTAGAAAAACTGCAAACACGCCTAGCTACAACTTTTGACCTCACACAGCCTTTACCCCCCTTCAACGGTAAAAAGCTGGAATTGGTCAACCGGGGTGGTGACGATGTACTCCAAGGACTAGATTTAGCCTTGACATCCCTACAACACCTCAAGGCAGACTCAAATCTTGACCCAGACATTCTGTATCAGATCATCACCCTGACCAACATAGTTCAGGAAGAGTTAAACACGCTTGATGAACAAATTACAGCTTCTACTTTCCAGTTTGGGCATGAGCAATCGCCAGAGGTGTTTGATATGGCGAAACAATACTGCGTCATGCACGTAGCGGCGGCTTGTGTGCATACGTGGCTTCATAACCGCAATCATCTGGGAAAATTCTTTGCTAACGGAGAGTGGCTGGCACTTAGCTTGCGGAAGCTAATGCTGGCATTTCGTTCTGCCAAAGCATTGCCTGGACGGATTGATGACGGGGCTGTTACCCAAGAGTTAATCCGCTTGTACAACCAAAACAAGATGTTTTCGATTGTTCCCTTCCAACTAGCAAATTCTACACAACAGGAAACTACCAATGATGCAAGTCCAAAACTCCAACTCCAAGCTTAA
- a CDS encoding acyl carrier protein: protein MMQVQNSNSKLNTLNAVDTIQGWLVNQIATQLGINAQTIKVTEPLTRYGLDSIDSVTIVGDMEDWLDAELPSTLLWDYPTIEKAAQYLVNELSVLPSATTVTKAAAVASKPKEETTIQGKGWGGIWSKISGS from the coding sequence ATGATGCAAGTCCAAAACTCCAACTCCAAGCTTAATACTCTGAATGCTGTTGATACTATCCAAGGATGGTTAGTTAATCAAATTGCCACACAACTGGGTATCAATGCTCAAACTATCAAAGTTACTGAACCTTTGACTCGCTATGGTTTAGATTCCATTGACTCTGTAACTATCGTTGGTGATATGGAAGATTGGTTAGATGCAGAACTGCCTTCCACTTTACTTTGGGACTATCCAACTATTGAAAAAGCTGCTCAATATTTAGTCAATGAACTGAGTGTATTACCTTCCGCAACCACTGTTACCAAAGCAGCTGCTGTTGCCAGCAAACCAAAAGAAGAAACAACTATCCAAGGCAAAGGCTGGGGTGGAATTTGGAGCAAAATTAGTGGTAGCTGA